The Acidimicrobiales bacterium genomic sequence GCCCGGCGATCCCGGCGGGGCGGGCCCCGCTCGCGGGGTGCCGGGCGACCCCGGCGCCGGCGGGCCGGTCCGCGGTGTCCCCGGCGACCCGGGCGGCGCGCCCGGCCGCCGCGGCCCCGCCGACCCCGGGCGTCGCCTGCCCGGCGATCCCGCCGCGGGGCCCGGCCGCCGGGCGCCGGCCGCCGGGCCGGGCCGCGGCCGCCCCGTCGACCCCGGCGTGGCGGCCAGTCCGGTCGCGGCCGAGGGCGACCTCGCCGGCCGGGCCCGCCCCGCCGCGGCCGCCGTCCCCCTCGGGCGCGACGGTCGCCCCCTGGCGGGCGACCCGACCATCGCCGGCGCCCGACCGGCGTCGGCCCCCGACGAGTACGCGCCCGGCGCGGAGGTCGACCCCGACCCGGCCGGCGCCGCCGCCGCGCCCGCCCCGGGCCGCCGCACGGCCGCCGCCGAGCGCCGGGCCAGGGCCGCGGCGTTGGCGTCCGGTGCCGACGGCGGCGCGGGAGCGGCCGGCGCGGCGACCGGCACCCGGAGGACCGCCGGCGCGCAGGGCGCCCGCCGGGCGGCCGGCGGCCCGGGCGGGCCGGGACGCACCGGCGGCCAGGGCGCGGGGCGCGACGTCCCCGTGGCCATCGGCGTCGGCGTGCTGTTCGCGGCCGTCGCCCTGATCCTGTTCAAGGTCGGCCCCCGGGCGACGATGGTGCTGGTCACCGCCGTGCTCGTGGTCGCCGCCATCGAGTTCTTCTCCTCCACCCGCCAGGCCGGCTACCAGCCGGCCGTCCTGCTCGGCCTGGCCGCCACCGCAGCCATGGCCCTGGCCGCCTACTGGCGGGGGGAGGCCGCCTACCCGCTCGTGGTCTTCCTCACGGTCGTGTTCGGCCTGCTCTGGCACCTCGTCGGGGCGGGGGAGGAGCGACCCGTCCCGAACCTCGGGGTCACCCTGCTCGGTGTGGCCTACGTCGGCGGGCTCGGGTCGTTCGCGGCGCTGCTGCTGAAGTTCCCGAACGGGATCGGCATGCTGCTCGGCGCCGTGGTCGCCACCGTGGCCTACGACGTGGGCGGCTACGCCGTCGGCCGCAACCTCGGCCGCGCCCCGCTCGCCCCGGACGTCAGCCCGAACAAGACCTGGGAGGGGCTGATCGGCGGCATCGCCCTCACGGTGATCGCCACCACCCTGATCGTCGGCAAGTTCCCGGGCATCCACCCGTTCGACACGGTCGGCGACGCCCTGAAGCTCGGGCTCGTCGCCGCCGTGGCCGCCCCGCTCGGCGACCTGTGCGAGTCGATGCTGAAGCGCGACCTCGGGGTGAAGGACATGGGCAGCACGCTCCCGGCCCACGGCGGGCTGCTCGACCGGTTCGACGCCCTGCTCTTCGTCCTCCCGGCCACCTACTACCTCGTGCGGTTGCTGGACCTGGCCTGAGCCGGTGCCGACCAGGGTCGCCGTCGTCGGGAGCACCGGCTCCATCGGCACCCAGACCCTCGACGTGGTCCGGGCCGACCCCGGCCGCTACGACGTCGTCGCCCTGGCCGCCGGGGGCCGCTCGGTCGAGGCGCTCGCCGCGCAGGCCGAGGAGTGGCGCCCGGCCGTGGTCGCCGTGGCCGACGAGGGCGCGGCGCGGGCGCTCGCCGACCGCCTCCGGCCCCTCGGCTGCGAGGTGCGCTGCACCCCGGAGGACCCGCCGGCCGCCCTGGCCAGCGTCGCCGCCGGGGCCGACACGGTCGTCAACGGGGTCGTCGGCTTCGCCGGCCTCCAGGTCACCCTGGCGACCCTGCGGGCGGGCCGGCGGCTGGCGCTCGCCAACAAGGAGTCGCTGATCGCCGCCGGGCCGCTCGTCCAGGAGGCGAGGGCCACCCCCGGCGCCGAGATCATCCCCGTCGACAGCGAGCACTGCGCCATCCACCAGTGCCTGCGGGCCGGCCGCCCGGCCGAGGTCGCCCGCATCCTGCTCACGGCGAGCGGCGGGCCGTT encodes the following:
- a CDS encoding CDP-archaeol synthase codes for the protein PGDPGGAGPARGVPGDPGAGGPVRGVPGDPGGAPGRRGPADPGRRLPGDPAAGPGRRAPAAGPGRGRPVDPGVAASPVAAEGDLAGRARPAAAAVPLGRDGRPLAGDPTIAGARPASAPDEYAPGAEVDPDPAGAAAAPAPGRRTAAAERRARAAALASGADGGAGAAGAATGTRRTAGAQGARRAAGGPGGPGRTGGQGAGRDVPVAIGVGVLFAAVALILFKVGPRATMVLVTAVLVVAAIEFFSSTRQAGYQPAVLLGLAATAAMALAAYWRGEAAYPLVVFLTVVFGLLWHLVGAGEERPVPNLGVTLLGVAYVGGLGSFAALLLKFPNGIGMLLGAVVATVAYDVGGYAVGRNLGRAPLAPDVSPNKTWEGLIGGIALTVIATTLIVGKFPGIHPFDTVGDALKLGLVAAVAAPLGDLCESMLKRDLGVKDMGSTLPAHGGLLDRFDALLFVLPATYYLVRLLDLA